In the Bartonella apihabitans genome, AGCCACTTGAGCACCACGTCCCGCTTTGACGTGCCTGTCAACAGCATTATAGCAAGCGTTTGTTTTACCCCCTGTGAACCAACGCCCATAGACTCCGGCATCTTTATCAAACACTTTGTCATAAGGTTTGAACCAGTCAATCAGACGGGCAGCTTCACCCCAAAATTCGTCGGGATGTTTTAAACACTTGTCATAAACCTGTTTGTAAGACGACATTATGCAACCCTCCCAGTTTGCAAATTCCTCTGTCGCGGAATCTAACGGGTAAAAAATTCTTGTCTAGTGCTAAATTGTACCAATAGAAAAATATCTTGCATTACGATAACGTTATGTTGTGTTTTAACGGTTCCAGAGCATAAGATTTCTTGTTATTAAAATTGAAAGTATCTATTTTGCTGTACTTTCGAGGAGGGCGATTTTAATGGATGAACCGACTACCAACGCTGCCGATATTGCAGAAAGACAGGCTGCACTGCTTTCCGCAGCTTTGCCTTATATGCAGAAATACGAGAATAAGACCGTTGTGGTGAAATATGGCGGCCATGCAATGGGAGATCCTGAACTCGGACATGCTTTTGCCCGTGATATTGCGCTTCTAAAACAATCAGGCATTAACCCGATTGTCGTTCATGGTGGTGGTCCGCAAATTGCAAAACTGCTGGCTAAAATGGGAATTGAATCGAAGTTCGAAGGTGGACTTCGGGTAACAGATTCAAAAACTGTCGAAGTTGTCGAAATGGTGCTCGCCGGTTCGATCAACAAGGAAATTGTTGCGATGATCAATGCCGAAGGCGAATGGGCAATCGGTCTTTGCGGCAAAGACGGCAATATGGTTTTTGCCGAAAAAGCCAGGAAGACGGTTATCGATCCCGATTCCAATATCGAGCGCATTCTGGACTTGGGATTTGTTGGCGAACCGGTTGAAGTTGACCGCACACTTCTTGATTTGCTTGCCCGTTCCGAAATGATACCGGTCATTGCGCCTGTTGCACCGGGAAGGGATGGCA is a window encoding:
- the argB gene encoding acetylglutamate kinase; translated protein: MDEPTTNAADIAERQAALLSAALPYMQKYENKTVVVKYGGHAMGDPELGHAFARDIALLKQSGINPIVVHGGGPQIAKLLAKMGIESKFEGGLRVTDSKTVEVVEMVLAGSINKEIVAMINAEGEWAIGLCGKDGNMVFAEKARKTVIDPDSNIERILDLGFVGEPVEVDRTLLDLLARSEMIPVIAPVAPGRDGNTYNINADVFAGAIAGALKAKRLLFLTDVPGVLDKAGKLYKELTVKQCEELMRDGTISGGMIPKVETCIQAINRGVEGVVILNGKTAHSVLLELFTERGAGTLIVP